The region TTGTCACTCTTTAGCCTTAATTTGTTTGTcttctgatttctttttaataagaTTAGCTACTTAGCAGCTCCTTTtcttccacaaaaaaaaaaaaactcatcagTTGAGAGTTGGATCCTTAACTTATTCATATTtatcagaatatatatattttaaatattatgaaaaataatttacacTATATGATATGAATTTTATAGAAAGAACAGCTGaataatcttatatatatatcagttaatttattttaatatgctATGAAtcgcatatatacatatgatataTAGAGGCCGTGTAATCTACATATGTTCTCAAACAGTGTTAGATTCCAAACTCTCTCTCAATCCTAGCTAACGTAACCCTACTTATCCCCTCCTGCACGGCGCGCGAGCTTTCTTAAATCATAACATTATATGTCACTCCCAAGTTCTCTCTTCTTACCATATGCAGGACCCCGGGCTCTTTCTAAATCCTAATCTCACTTGTGTCACTTTCAAGttctctcttaatttttaacatatataatatgCTCATAGAGGTGAATATGTAATTATGTTGCATGTGAGAAGAATCTTATGTGTGCTTTCCAAATGGTATTTCACTTGCTTTTGTAGAGCTGGATTCCTAATCCTCTTCTGCCAATTTACATCAAGAACATTCACAAGTGCAAGCATGGAAGTGACTCTGAGACTTATGACACAGAAGGAAGGTTTGTCTTTGTCTAAttattctttaataataataataataattattattattatacctTGGTTATGATTGAATATAGGCTAATTAGTATTTAGGAATTTGCATTTTGTGCAGGTTTGAGCCCTCAAAGTTTGATGCCATTTTCAGCAAATATGGGCTCACCCATCCTAATGCTCTCTCATCAGAAGAACTATCAACAATGCTTAAAGCTAATCGCAATTTAACTGACTTTAATGGATGGTTAGTATCTCAAGTTAATCCATCattttctactttttaaaattcataattacatactaattatttacatttccaTGCACTGATCATACTTGTAACTTGTACAATAACCAGCCTTCTTTCTTGACGTCATGTAAATGCCATTCATATGCGTATAtgttatacttatatataatgaattttgattttattttattgaaaatatagagatatatgaagggtaaatagatgaaaacatgtattttatgtttttgaggaAACTACTAATGTCAaactaatttatctttttttttttttaatctttaggATTCTAAGTTACTCAGAGTGGCAGCTTCTTTACAAACTTGGGAAAGACGAGAAAGGTTTATTACATAGAGAAACAATAAGAGGAGTATATGATGGAAGCCTCTTTGAGCAGCTGGAGAAGAAGAGAGCTTCCCATTCCAAGAGGTCCTAAAGATGATCACCATCAAATGCTTCCCAActttaatctatatatatatatatatatatatagatatatcatCTTTCTCAAAGGAGTTAAAATCTATAATTAGTTGTCCATAAACTTGTGAGGAAATTCTGAAGTTGATGAATGGTGGGTTTGGAATAAGTTTATGTAGCTGccattgtattttcttttcctttttcttggatttgtttgttgtTTCATGGATAAGAATCCTACTGATATATGCATGAGTGTTACTGAAGTGTTTTGTGATTCTGTAAATTTGCTTTCTTACTTGAAGGTTTAATCTAATCTGACATGCTATTGAGATTCTAAATAATGCTAAAAATTCTCATATTGGCTGAAATCATCACATGCACTTCTGTTGgaagttttaaacaaatatgggGAGATGTGTGACTGGAGAGATTTGTGGATTACAAGGACAGATATTAAATCATCAATACATAATGCATTGAATAGGGCAATATATTTCCTATTTTACTTAAAAGCAGGAAGgtatatataatgttttaaaattttgagttacATGTCCTAAACTTGTTTCTAATGGttcataaaaaacataaaaattgatCTTTGGATATGTCTGACATCATGAAATATCTCAAGATATTGGGGTTGCGTGGAAGTTTCTACCTAAACAGCACAATAATTTATCTCTCAGAgtagacatggccacggttcGAGAACCGCGGTTACTGATTCTCGAACCGCGGTTCAGTTCAGGAAAGCTTTGAACTGCAACCGAACCTCCCTAAAGCAAGGttcttggcggttcggttccggttcatGCGGTTTTAGTTCAACGGTTCCGGTTTGACTGTTCATACTGATTTCggtttttttaaactaaataattcaataattcaaattaattaatacaaaaaaatacaagaattaatttaatactaatataagatAGTAGGTTAAGTTAGTAGGTATACTAGTATACCCAaagtttcaatgttttatttatttttgttgttattatttttttaatgttcatgtatgttatttgtttttttctttaggaattgtttttttatttttttatttttttcctttttttctttttgatttctagtatacttatataagttgcatagtttacaaattgaaaaatcttgggagttttatctatatattggaatatctatatatatatatatatatatatctttaaatgatcaacaaaaatcgagcaaattgatatatatacacatatatattcatgtttattttatttttatttatttatattttttttaatgattcaaatgtttttaCATGAGAGCATTTTTACTCaagatatttttcatttatataaaaataaatataatttaatatgaactacgttaatttttgtaagtttcaaaacggaagatatataaaagtctagtcttttgtttttttatattaaattataaaaaaataatatggaaatc is a window of Dioscorea cayenensis subsp. rotundata cultivar TDr96_F1 chromosome 5, TDr96_F1_v2_PseudoChromosome.rev07_lg8_w22 25.fasta, whole genome shotgun sequence DNA encoding:
- the LOC120259833 gene encoding peroxygenase-like, with protein sequence MGSPPVNEDAMTTEATQAPITRARKLNADLQDQVAKPYLARALEAVDPSHPNGTEGKDHRNMSVLQQHVAFFDRNNDGIVYPWETFQGFRAIGCDLLTSIGGAILINLVLSYSTQPSWIPNPLLPIYIKNIHKCKHGSDSETYDTEGRFEPSKFDAIFSKYGLTHPNALSSEELSTMLKANRNLTDFNGWILSYSEWQLLYKLGKDEKGLLHRETIRGVYDGSLFEQLEKKRASHSKRS